A genomic stretch from Myxocyprinus asiaticus isolate MX2 ecotype Aquarium Trade chromosome 24, UBuf_Myxa_2, whole genome shotgun sequence includes:
- the LOC127415481 gene encoding mitoferrin-1 isoform X2: protein MQSLQPDPKAQYRSVYGALKRIVRTEGLLRPLRGLNITMLGAGPAHALYFACYERIKRNLSDVIQNGGNSHIANGVAGSVATVLHDAVMNPAEVVKQRMQMYNSPYRSLYDCVLTISRREGLAAFYRSYSTQLTMNIPFQAVHFITYEFMQEHFNPQRQYRPETHILSGAAAGAVSAAVTTPLDVCKTLLNTQENVALSSAHVSGHLSGMVNALRTVYRLGGVPAFFKGIRARVIYQMPSTAIAWSVYEFFKYFLTRHEPHIQEPGRDTEKVGPT, encoded by the exons ATGCAGAGTTTACAGCCGGACCCAAAGGCTCAGTACCGCAGCGTGTATGGCGCACTAAAGAGGATTGTGCGGACGGAGGGCCTCCTTCGGCCCTTGAGGGGCCTCAATATCACTATGCTGGGGGCTGGCCCCGCCCACGCACTCTATTTTGCCTGCTACGAGCGAATCAAACGCAACCTTAGCGATGTCATACAGAACGGAGGCAACAGTCACATCGCAAATG GAGTGGCAGGAAGTGTTGCCACTGTCCTCCATGATGCAGTCATGAACCCAGCAGAAG TGGTGAAGCAGAGGATGCAGATGTATAACTCTCCATATCGCAGCCTATATGACTGCGTTCTGACTATCAGTCGTAGGGAAGGCCTAGCCGCCTTCTACCGCAGCTAcagcactcaactcaccatgaaCATCCCATTCCAGGCTGTTCACTTCATCACCTATGAGTTCATGCAGGAACATTTCAACCCTCAGCGCCAGTACCGACCCGAAACACACATCCTGTCTGGAGCAGCTGCTGGAGCCGTGTCAGCTGCCGTGACAACGCCTTTAGACGTGTGTAAGACTCTGTTAAACACACAGGAGAATGTAGCGCTTAGCTCTGCACATGTTAGCGGACATCTCTCGGGTATGGTCAATGCGCTCAGGACAGTTTACCGCCTTGGAGGCGTGCCGGCATTCTTTAAAGGCATCAGAGCGCGAGTGATTTATCAGATGCCGTCTACAGCCATCGCCTGGTCTGTGTATGAGTTTTTTAAGTACTTTCTTACTCGACATGAACCACACATCCAGGAACCAGGAAGAGACACGGAGAAGGTTGGACCCACATGA